In Dama dama isolate Ldn47 chromosome X, ASM3311817v1, whole genome shotgun sequence, one genomic interval encodes:
- the LOC133051489 gene encoding polyadenylate-binding protein 1-like 2 gives MASLYVGDLHPEVTEAMLYEKFSPAGPILSIRLCRDKITRRSLGYAYVNYQQPVDAKRALETLNFDVIKGRPVRIMWSQRDPSLRKSGVGNVFIKNLGKTIDNKALYNIFSAFGNILSCKVACDEKGPKGYGFVHFQKQESAERAIDAMNGMFLNYRKIFVGRFKSHKEREAERGAWARQSTSADVKDFEEDTDEEATLR, from the coding sequence ATGGCCTCGCTGTACGTGGGCGACCTGCACCCTGAGGTGACAGAGGCAATGCTGTATGAGAAGTTCAGCCCGGCCGGACCCATCCTCTCCATAAGGCTTTGCAGGGACAAGATCACCCGCCGCTCGTTGGGCTATGCGTATGTCAACTACCAGCAACCGGTGGATGCCAAGCGGGCCTTGGAGACCCTGAACTTTGATGTCATCAAGGGCAGGCCGGTGCGCATCATGTGGTCCCAGCGGGACCCCTCGCTCCGCAAGAGCGGAGTGGGCAATGTCTTCATCAAGAACCTGGGCAAGACCATCGACAACAAGGCTCTGTACAACATCTTCTCGGCGTTCGGCAACATCCTGTCCTGCAAAGTGGCCTGCGACGAAAAGGGGCCCAAGGGCTATGGGTTCGTGCACTTCCAAAAGCAGGAGTCCGCGGAGCGGGCCATAGATGCGATGAATGGCATGTTCCTGAACTACCGCAAAATTTTCGTTGGGAGATTCAAGTCGCATAAAGAACGAGAGGCCGAAAGGGGAGCCTGGGCCAGGCAATCCACCAGTGCTGACGTCAAGGATTTCGAGGAAGACACCGATGAGGAGGCCACCTTGCGATGA